In the genome of Neoarius graeffei isolate fNeoGra1 chromosome 27, fNeoGra1.pri, whole genome shotgun sequence, one region contains:
- the mstna gene encoding myostatin a → MLLILFLIGVFSVLGPEGQSPSATLRPPVTEDSGQCSAACESRQQSKLLRLHSIRSQILSALRLERAPNLTRDAARQLVPRAPPLLELLSRYERQNGSTGGDYEEAEEREEASTETIITMATEPQSVSQANPTPRCCLFSLSPKILPDNIVKAQLWIHLRLGKETTTVFMQISRLQPPFYSNPRPKILSLKIDTNAQTNPWQSVDMKQLLQSWLKQPESNFGIEIKAFNSQGKDLAVTSAALGEEGLQPFLEVKITEVPKRSRRESGLDCNERSSESRCCRYPLTVDFEDFGWDWIIAPKRYKANYCSGECEQVHLQKFPHTHLVNKANPRGTAGPCCTPTKMSPINMLYFNHREQIIYGKIPSMVVDLCGCS, encoded by the exons ATGCTCCTCATCCTGTTCCTGATCGGTGTGTTCAGCGTGCTGGGACCGGAGGGTCAGAGCCCGAGCGCCACGCTGCGCCCCCCGGTGACCGAGGACAGCGGACAGTGCTCGGCCGCGTGCGAGTCCCGGCAGCAGAGTAAACTCCTGCGCCTGCACTCCATCCGCTCCCAGATCCTCAGCGCGCTGCGCCTCGAGCGCGCGCCCAACCTCACCCGGGACGCGGCGCGGCAGCTCGTGCCCAGAGCCCCGCCGCTGCTCGAGCTGCTCAGCCGCTACGAGAGGCAAAACGGGAGCACGGGCGGGGATTACGAAGAGGCGGAGGAGCGCGAGGAGGCCAGCACCGAGACCATCATCACCATGGCGACGGAAC CACAAAGCGTCTCTCAGGCCAACCCAACGCCGCGGTGCTGCTTGTTCTCGCTCAGCCCCAAGATTCTGCCAGACAACATTGTGAAGGCACAGCTGTGGATCCACCTGCGTCTGGGCAAAGAGACGACAACTGTCTTCATGCAGATCTCACGATTGCAGCCGCCCTTCTATAGCAACCCCCGACCAAAAATCCTCTCTCTGAAGATCGATACCAACGCCCAGACGAACCCGTGGCAGAGCGTCGACATGAAGCAGCTTCTGCAGTCATGGCTCAAGCAGCCTGAGAGTAACTTCGGCATCGAGATCAAAGCCTTCAACAGCCAGGGGAAAGACTTGGCCGTGACCTCTGCTGCATTGGGAGAGGAGGGCCTC CAACCATTTCTAGAGGTCAAAATCACCGAGGTGCCAAAGCGTTCCAGACGAGAATCTGGCCTCGACTGCAATGAGCGCTCTTCGGAATCCCGCTGCTGCCGATACCCGCTCACCGTAGACTTCGAGGACTTCGGCTGGGACTGGATCATTGCGCCAAAGCGCTACAAGGCCAACTACTGCTCGGGCGAGTGTGAGCAGGTACATCTGCAAAAGTTCCCGcacacacacctggtgaacaAGGCGAATCCGCGTGGTACAGCTGGGCCCTGCTGCACACCCACCAAAATGTCCCCCATCAACATGCTCTACTTCAACCACAGAGAGCAGATCATCTATGGGAAGATCCCGTCCATGGTCGTGGATCTCTGCGGCTGCTCCTGA